From a single Rhodococcus qingshengii JCM 15477 genomic region:
- a CDS encoding methyltransferase: protein MTEQFAVWTENDAEQSARWGSTSNAPAPKRIVVADDTMKADDAYRLACEGTALLWRGDFQNARQLSKAVASRIDRKPRRASDDPAKAFHLHRQTQGRRAQILGMLLIPLDADLSIPLRRAPDAQVALTEAFGITGEPSVRSLRDILGAIGAHEWHRKGVFIEALDARVHPAFGVFSPVRGEYVDLVASAPVPSTESAFDIGTGTGVLAAVLAQRGVKAVTATDQDPRALQCARSNLSRLGYGDQVTVVEADLFPEGTAPLVVCNPPWIPAKATSPIEYAVYDPAGAMLKGFLTGVAAHLDDAGEAWLILSDIAEHLGLRTRSELHDLIAAGGLTVVDRMDVKPTHAKVSDRTDALHAARARETTSLWRLRRR from the coding sequence ATGACTGAACAATTCGCTGTGTGGACCGAGAACGACGCCGAGCAATCGGCCCGTTGGGGTTCGACGAGCAACGCCCCGGCGCCCAAGCGCATCGTCGTCGCCGACGACACGATGAAGGCCGACGACGCCTATCGCTTGGCATGCGAAGGCACGGCGTTGTTGTGGCGCGGAGATTTTCAGAACGCTCGCCAACTGTCGAAGGCCGTCGCGTCGCGCATCGACCGCAAGCCGCGCCGAGCCTCCGACGATCCCGCCAAAGCCTTCCATCTCCACCGGCAGACCCAAGGACGCCGCGCGCAGATCCTCGGCATGCTGCTAATTCCCTTGGATGCAGATCTGTCGATTCCACTCCGGCGAGCCCCGGACGCGCAAGTCGCGTTGACCGAAGCTTTCGGGATTACCGGTGAGCCTTCGGTTCGCTCGTTGCGTGACATCCTCGGCGCGATCGGCGCTCACGAGTGGCACCGCAAAGGTGTTTTCATCGAGGCTCTCGACGCACGAGTGCATCCCGCCTTCGGAGTGTTCTCACCCGTCCGCGGGGAGTATGTCGATCTTGTCGCGTCTGCGCCAGTGCCGTCGACGGAATCGGCTTTCGACATCGGCACCGGCACCGGCGTTCTTGCTGCCGTACTGGCGCAGCGCGGTGTCAAGGCAGTGACGGCCACCGACCAGGACCCCCGGGCACTGCAATGCGCTCGTAGCAACCTCTCGCGGCTTGGCTACGGCGATCAGGTGACCGTGGTGGAAGCAGACCTCTTTCCCGAAGGCACCGCTCCGTTGGTGGTCTGCAATCCTCCCTGGATTCCGGCCAAGGCCACCTCGCCCATCGAATACGCCGTCTACGACCCCGCTGGAGCGATGCTGAAGGGCTTCCTGACTGGTGTCGCAGCGCATCTGGACGACGCGGGAGAAGCGTGGCTGATCCTCTCGGACATTGCCGAACACCTCGGTCTCCGAACGCGATCCGAACTGCACGATCTGATTGCGGCCGGTGGGCTCACTGTTGTCGATCGCATGGACGTCAAACCGACGCACGCAAAGGTCAGTGACCGAACCGATGCGCTTCACGCCGCCCGGGCACGTGAAACGACGTCGCTGTGGCGGCTTCGCCGTCGCTGA
- a CDS encoding Glu/Leu/Phe/Val family dehydrogenase codes for MTLTAEPVNSVVSHDDTAGVFDRADYLRDYPHEQVSFFQDPASGLKAIVAIHSTTLGPALGGTRFYPYSDESAAVTDVLRLSRGMTYKAAVAGVDLGGGKAVIIGDPATAKTDELLGAYAKFVQTLGGRYITAGDVGTNSNDLDIIGRNTDFVVGRNATVGGSGDSAPMTALGVFQSMRAAAQSHWGTPSLAGKTVGVEGTGKVGYELIKLLLADGATVLATDVNAAALDRVKADFPQVSIVDSIIDADLDVYAPCAMGATLTDTTARSIKAEVVCGAANNQLTVPEVENILRDRGITWTPDYVANGGGLIQVAGELKGNSAEEVKLKVEKIFDTVTEIFAKSKKDGILAGEAADAVAEARIAEAARVAKG; via the coding sequence ATGACTCTCACCGCCGAGCCCGTGAACTCCGTTGTTTCCCATGACGACACTGCGGGCGTGTTCGATCGCGCCGACTACCTGCGCGATTACCCCCACGAGCAGGTGAGCTTCTTCCAGGATCCCGCGAGCGGCCTCAAGGCCATCGTCGCCATCCACTCCACGACGCTCGGTCCCGCGCTCGGCGGAACGCGCTTCTACCCGTACTCCGACGAATCTGCCGCAGTCACAGACGTTTTGCGCCTCTCGCGCGGCATGACCTACAAGGCTGCGGTTGCCGGCGTCGACCTCGGCGGCGGCAAGGCTGTCATCATCGGCGACCCCGCAACGGCCAAGACCGACGAATTGCTCGGCGCCTACGCAAAATTCGTCCAGACCCTCGGTGGCCGCTACATCACCGCTGGTGACGTCGGAACCAACTCCAACGATCTCGACATCATCGGTCGTAACACCGACTTCGTCGTCGGCCGCAACGCCACGGTCGGCGGTTCCGGCGACAGCGCTCCGATGACGGCCCTCGGCGTATTCCAGTCGATGCGCGCCGCGGCACAATCGCATTGGGGCACTCCGTCGCTCGCAGGCAAGACTGTTGGTGTCGAGGGCACAGGCAAGGTCGGCTACGAGCTGATCAAGCTCCTCCTCGCAGACGGCGCAACCGTTCTCGCGACCGACGTCAACGCCGCAGCGCTCGACCGTGTCAAGGCTGACTTCCCGCAGGTGAGCATCGTCGACAGCATCATCGACGCCGATCTCGACGTTTACGCACCCTGCGCGATGGGCGCAACCCTCACAGACACGACCGCACGCTCGATCAAGGCCGAGGTTGTCTGCGGCGCTGCCAACAACCAGCTCACCGTCCCCGAGGTCGAGAACATCCTCCGCGACCGCGGCATCACCTGGACACCTGACTACGTGGCGAACGGCGGCGGCCTCATCCAGGTCGCCGGCGAGCTGAAGGGCAACTCGGCCGAAGAGGTCAAGCTCAAGGTCGAGAAGATCTTCGACACGGTCACCGAGATCTTCGCGAAGTCGAAGAAGGACGGAATCCTCGCCGGAGAGGCTGCTGACGCGGTCGCCGAGGCTCGGATCGCCGAGGCAGCTCGCGTCGCCAAGGGCTGA
- a CDS encoding Lrp/AsnC family transcriptional regulator, producing MLSIDKLDVQLLGLLSKDSRMSVAELANSLGVARNTVQSRMKRMESNGLLTGFRPNLNLPEVGIPIQAFVGLELEQGKISAVARSLTELPEVIEIHATTGREDLLVRVATSTHAALQKLAEQIVSLPGVTHSTTTIALTNPLPYRIQPLLEHLTNDAGWGRSTAFPRQQD from the coding sequence GTGCTCAGCATCGACAAGCTCGACGTCCAGTTGCTCGGTCTGCTCAGCAAGGACTCGAGGATGAGTGTGGCCGAGTTGGCCAACTCGTTGGGCGTCGCCCGCAACACCGTCCAGTCGCGAATGAAGCGCATGGAATCCAACGGACTTCTCACCGGGTTTCGGCCGAATCTCAATCTCCCCGAGGTCGGTATCCCGATTCAGGCATTTGTCGGTCTGGAACTCGAGCAGGGCAAGATCAGCGCAGTCGCTCGGAGTCTGACCGAGTTGCCCGAGGTGATCGAAATTCACGCCACGACCGGTCGCGAGGATTTGCTCGTTCGCGTCGCCACCTCGACGCACGCGGCCCTGCAGAAGTTGGCCGAGCAGATCGTGTCACTTCCAGGCGTCACGCATTCGACCACGACCATCGCTCTGACCAATCCCCTTCCGTATCGAATTCAGCCTCTCCTCGAGCACCTCACCAATGACGCCGGCTGGGGTCGTTCGACCGCCTTCCCCCGTCAGCAGGACTAG
- a CDS encoding 6,7-dimethyl-8-ribityllumazine synthase yields the protein MSEIQGQRIAFIQATWHRNIVDRARDGFTDAIVELGYPKDTVDFFEVPGAFEIPLHARRLAKTGRYQAIVAAGLVVDGGIYRHDFVATAVIDGLMRVQLDTDVPVFSVVLTPHHFHEHAEHVDYFSTHFVKKGAEAARAVDATVKSLKALPTS from the coding sequence ATGAGTGAGATCCAGGGACAGCGCATCGCGTTCATTCAGGCGACGTGGCATCGCAACATCGTCGACCGTGCACGCGACGGATTCACCGACGCGATCGTCGAGCTCGGCTACCCCAAGGACACGGTTGATTTCTTCGAGGTACCGGGAGCTTTCGAGATCCCGCTGCACGCCCGGCGGTTGGCCAAGACCGGCCGCTACCAGGCGATCGTTGCCGCAGGTCTGGTCGTCGACGGCGGTATCTACCGGCATGACTTCGTGGCGACGGCTGTCATCGACGGTCTGATGCGCGTGCAGCTCGACACCGACGTTCCGGTTTTCTCGGTGGTCTTGACGCCGCATCACTTCCACGAGCACGCCGAGCACGTCGACTACTTCAGCACGCATTTCGTGAAGAAGGGCGCCGAGGCTGCTCGCGCGGTCGACGCCACCGTCAAGTCGTTGAAGGCCCTGCCCACCAGCTAG
- a CDS encoding DUF3558 domain-containing protein, with translation MAGVLVWAAAGCSSVVEGAAEPASGHEGLFDPCKDIPDSVLEEVGLDPTTEEVDIAGVEQPGWKICSWTESWYYLSIFSTESSIETTKQNPNYVGFKPVTIGQRNGVEFHLQADADLVRCFVALPAAQGAIWLSVDTKLALKPEGSTCELTQHYANLLDQRLPS, from the coding sequence ATGGCTGGGGTGTTGGTGTGGGCTGCGGCAGGATGCAGCTCAGTCGTGGAGGGGGCGGCTGAGCCTGCATCCGGCCACGAGGGTTTGTTCGATCCATGCAAGGACATTCCGGACTCAGTGTTGGAAGAAGTCGGGCTTGATCCGACTACCGAGGAAGTTGACATCGCCGGCGTCGAGCAACCGGGTTGGAAAATCTGTTCGTGGACTGAGTCCTGGTATTACTTGTCGATTTTTTCGACCGAAAGTTCCATCGAGACCACCAAACAGAATCCGAACTACGTGGGATTCAAGCCCGTGACGATCGGCCAGCGAAACGGCGTCGAGTTCCATCTTCAGGCGGATGCCGACCTTGTCAGATGTTTCGTCGCCTTGCCTGCTGCGCAGGGGGCGATTTGGCTCAGCGTCGATACCAAACTTGCTCTTAAGCCCGAAGGGTCGACATGCGAGCTCACGCAACATTACGCGAACCTCCTCGATCAACGTCTCCCCAGTTAA
- a CDS encoding FAD-dependent oxidoreductase: MSAPKAPAKPAILSVDDDPGVSRAVVRDLRKRYGEKYRIIRAESGDQALETLREMKLRGDAVAVIVADYRMPGLSGIEFLEQAMDLYPVARRVLLTAYADTDAAIDAINVVDLDHYLLKPWDPPEEKLYPVIDALLDAWASSSHHPAEETKVIGHRWSERSSDVREFLARNQLAYRWYMSDEPEGQRLLSAAGTDELRLPVVIASNGDVLVEPTDAELADKLGLSTTLSEDFYDLVVIGGGPAGLGAALYGASEGLRTVLIERRATGGQAGQSSRIENYLGFPDGVSGAQLADRARRQATKFGAEVITARDVTGLEINGSARTVRFDDGSSVDAHSVILATGVSYRQLSAPGLDTYTGRGVYYGSAVTEAARCSEQDVYIVGGANSAGQAAVYLSRGARSVTILIRGNSLEASMSYYLIQQIEKNPKITVRTCTEVVGAEGDDHLERITLRNRATGEEDTVNAQWLFIFIGAAPLTDWLGDVVVRDGNGFVLAGPDLPSEGVTPDGWPLDRAPHHLETSVPGVFVAGDVHAESAKRVASAVGEGAMAVMFVHRYLAQQ, translated from the coding sequence GTGAGCGCACCGAAAGCCCCGGCCAAACCAGCGATCCTCAGCGTCGACGACGATCCTGGTGTTTCGCGTGCCGTCGTTCGAGACCTTCGCAAACGGTACGGAGAGAAGTACCGAATCATTCGTGCGGAGTCCGGCGACCAGGCTCTCGAGACCTTGCGTGAAATGAAACTTCGCGGCGATGCAGTCGCTGTCATCGTCGCCGATTACCGCATGCCTGGTTTGAGTGGAATCGAGTTCCTCGAACAGGCAATGGACCTGTATCCCGTAGCTCGGCGCGTTCTACTGACCGCCTACGCCGATACTGATGCTGCGATCGACGCCATCAACGTAGTCGACCTCGACCACTACCTCCTCAAGCCGTGGGATCCCCCGGAAGAGAAGCTGTACCCCGTCATCGATGCGCTGCTCGATGCCTGGGCAAGCTCGAGTCATCACCCCGCCGAGGAAACAAAGGTGATCGGCCATCGTTGGTCCGAGCGATCATCCGACGTTCGAGAGTTCTTGGCACGCAACCAACTTGCCTATCGCTGGTACATGTCGGACGAGCCGGAAGGCCAACGACTGCTCTCGGCTGCCGGTACCGACGAACTGCGGCTTCCCGTCGTCATCGCATCCAATGGGGATGTCCTCGTCGAGCCCACTGACGCCGAACTCGCCGACAAACTCGGGTTGAGTACTACTCTCTCCGAAGACTTTTACGATCTCGTTGTCATCGGCGGCGGCCCTGCGGGTCTGGGAGCTGCCCTGTACGGCGCTTCGGAGGGACTTCGGACGGTCCTCATCGAACGGCGAGCGACCGGCGGTCAGGCCGGCCAGAGTTCACGAATCGAGAACTACCTCGGCTTCCCCGACGGAGTTTCCGGCGCACAGTTGGCCGATCGGGCGAGGCGCCAGGCGACCAAGTTCGGCGCCGAGGTCATCACCGCTCGCGACGTCACCGGTTTGGAAATCAACGGCTCGGCCCGCACAGTACGTTTCGACGACGGTTCGTCGGTCGACGCCCATTCGGTCATCTTGGCGACCGGTGTTTCCTATCGCCAACTGTCGGCGCCGGGGCTCGATACCTACACCGGCCGAGGGGTTTACTACGGATCGGCCGTCACCGAAGCTGCACGGTGCAGCGAGCAGGATGTGTACATAGTCGGCGGCGCCAATTCGGCAGGGCAAGCTGCGGTCTATCTCTCCCGCGGAGCTAGGTCCGTCACCATTCTCATTCGCGGCAACTCGCTCGAAGCCTCGATGTCCTACTACCTGATTCAGCAGATCGAAAAGAATCCGAAGATCACCGTGCGCACGTGCACGGAGGTAGTCGGCGCTGAGGGTGACGATCACCTCGAACGAATCACACTGCGTAACAGAGCCACCGGAGAAGAAGACACTGTCAATGCTCAGTGGTTGTTCATCTTCATCGGTGCCGCTCCACTGACCGACTGGCTCGGAGACGTGGTGGTCCGCGACGGAAATGGCTTCGTTCTTGCCGGCCCGGACCTTCCGTCCGAAGGCGTCACCCCGGACGGGTGGCCGCTCGACCGCGCACCACATCATCTCGAAACCAGTGTCCCCGGAGTGTTTGTCGCCGGGGACGTACACGCCGAATCGGCCAAGCGCGTCGCGTCGGCCGTCGGAGAGGGCGCGATGGCCGTGATGTTCGTCCACCGCTATCTCGCTCAACAATAG
- a CDS encoding ATP-binding protein, translating to MSIPECSPDLLRTLFLFEKLTDDQLESLCQAGHITEIDRGQVYLEGEPATCFYVLIEGEVVLSKLSGGEDIEINRTTQRGVYSGGWTAYLGDRVPQVYAGSMRVTTPSTFFVLDADKFGNAMREWFPMAVHLLEGVFFGKKNTQQIIDQRERLLALGSLSAGLTHELNNPAAAAVRATASLRERVAGMRHKLGMVASGTYDRDALVTLMRLQEEVAEVVAKAPTLTPLEASDREDSLGEWFEDHSIREGWDLAPTFVQAGLDTAWLENVAAAVDESVLEGAIRWLNYTIESELLMNEIADSTTRISTLVGAAKQYSQMDRAPFQTIDVHELLDSTLIMLGQKIGSGIEVVKEYDLALPPIDAYAAELNQVWTNLIDNAVSAMDGSGTLTVRTSRDGDRVCIEICDTGAGIPDDVIDRIFEPFFTTKPVGEGTGLGLDISWRIVVGKHRGELRVTSEPGNTRFRVLLPIAGPPRDTRDD from the coding sequence ATGTCCATTCCTGAATGCAGCCCAGACTTGCTTCGCACCCTGTTCCTGTTCGAGAAGCTCACCGACGATCAGCTCGAATCACTCTGCCAGGCAGGCCATATCACCGAGATCGATCGAGGTCAGGTCTACCTCGAAGGTGAGCCTGCCACCTGCTTCTACGTCCTCATCGAGGGCGAGGTGGTGCTGTCCAAGCTGTCGGGCGGCGAAGACATCGAGATCAACAGGACCACCCAGCGCGGCGTCTACTCGGGAGGATGGACGGCGTATCTCGGCGATCGGGTACCGCAGGTCTACGCGGGGTCGATGCGAGTGACGACTCCTTCGACGTTCTTCGTCCTGGACGCCGACAAGTTCGGCAACGCGATGCGCGAGTGGTTTCCGATGGCGGTACATCTACTCGAGGGTGTCTTCTTCGGCAAGAAGAACACCCAGCAGATCATCGACCAACGAGAACGACTGCTGGCGCTTGGATCACTGTCGGCGGGATTGACTCACGAGCTCAATAATCCCGCAGCCGCAGCAGTTCGAGCGACCGCGTCTTTGCGCGAGCGTGTCGCAGGCATGCGTCACAAACTGGGAATGGTTGCCTCGGGCACCTACGACCGCGATGCCCTCGTCACTCTCATGCGACTTCAAGAGGAAGTTGCAGAGGTTGTCGCCAAGGCGCCGACGCTCACCCCCCTCGAAGCCTCCGATCGGGAGGATTCGTTGGGTGAATGGTTCGAGGATCATTCGATTCGAGAAGGTTGGGACCTGGCTCCGACCTTCGTGCAGGCTGGACTCGACACCGCTTGGCTCGAGAACGTTGCTGCAGCCGTTGACGAGTCCGTACTCGAAGGCGCAATTCGCTGGCTGAATTACACCATCGAATCCGAACTCCTGATGAACGAGATCGCCGACTCCACAACGAGGATTTCGACTCTCGTCGGTGCAGCCAAACAGTATTCTCAGATGGACCGCGCACCCTTCCAGACCATCGATGTCCACGAATTGCTCGACAGCACGTTGATCATGTTGGGGCAAAAGATCGGAAGCGGAATCGAAGTCGTCAAGGAGTACGACCTTGCGTTGCCTCCGATCGACGCCTACGCCGCCGAACTCAATCAGGTGTGGACCAACCTGATCGACAATGCGGTGTCTGCCATGGACGGATCGGGAACACTCACCGTTCGGACAAGCCGCGATGGCGACCGCGTGTGCATCGAGATCTGCGACACCGGCGCCGGGATTCCCGATGACGTCATCGACAGGATCTTCGAACCCTTCTTCACGACTAAGCCTGTCGGTGAGGGAACCGGTCTCGGCCTTGATATTTCGTGGCGAATTGTGGTCGGCAAGCATCGTGGTGAGCTACGGGTCACGTCTGAGCCCGGTAACACCCGGTTCAGAGTTTTGTTGCCCATCGCGGGCCCACCGCGGGATACGCGCGACGACTAG
- a CDS encoding UBP-type zinc finger domain-containing protein: MTDGLPAGIDPSVPPSGAGCVECDASGGWWVHLRRCAQCGHVGCCDSSPSQHASKHAASTKHPFMQSYEPGEDWFWSFETNEAYDGPELAAPTSHPVDQPTPGPKGRVPADWQQHIH; the protein is encoded by the coding sequence ATGACCGACGGACTTCCAGCGGGGATCGATCCGAGCGTGCCGCCCAGTGGCGCGGGATGCGTTGAATGCGATGCGAGCGGCGGTTGGTGGGTGCACCTGCGTCGATGCGCGCAATGCGGTCACGTGGGGTGTTGCGACTCCTCACCGTCACAGCACGCAAGCAAGCATGCGGCCTCGACGAAGCATCCGTTCATGCAGAGCTACGAACCCGGTGAGGATTGGTTCTGGAGCTTCGAAACCAACGAGGCGTACGACGGACCTGAATTGGCGGCGCCCACTTCACATCCCGTAGATCAGCCGACCCCAGGGCCTAAGGGTCGTGTCCCGGCCGATTGGCAGCAACACATCCACTGA
- a CDS encoding DUF3558 family protein has product MVLVAAALLVGGCSSTVEGEAFPVDVIGMFDPCEVLSNEELERVGVDPATKEVDIVNTHIDGFNICKWEGSWFFLRLTSTTHSLAEVEANPVMRDLHRIQLAGRQVLMFQEHNDKADTACNIAFATAQSTAMIRVGAKVGDQRPETPCELVERVGLTVLPLLPE; this is encoded by the coding sequence GTGGTCTTGGTCGCGGCCGCGCTGTTGGTTGGGGGTTGTTCCTCGACCGTCGAGGGCGAGGCTTTCCCTGTCGATGTGATTGGGATGTTTGATCCGTGTGAGGTTCTCAGCAATGAGGAATTGGAGAGAGTCGGAGTTGACCCGGCAACAAAAGAGGTTGACATAGTCAACACCCATATCGATGGGTTCAATATATGCAAGTGGGAAGGATCTTGGTTCTTCCTCCGTCTGACTTCCACAACACACTCGCTTGCGGAAGTCGAAGCAAATCCGGTGATGCGCGATCTACATCGAATTCAACTCGCCGGCCGACAGGTCCTGATGTTCCAGGAACACAATGACAAGGCGGACACCGCGTGCAATATCGCCTTCGCGACTGCTCAGTCCACGGCGATGATTCGAGTGGGTGCGAAAGTCGGTGACCAGCGCCCCGAAACTCCGTGTGAACTGGTTGAGCGGGTCGGTCTGACCGTGTTACCGCTGCTTCCCGAATAA
- a CDS encoding 2,3-butanediol dehydrogenase, whose translation MKAARFHGQKDIRIEEIPEPELRPGTVKLKVAWCGICGTDLHEYLEGPIFISAPGHPHPLSHENAPVTMGHEFSGTVEEVGEGVTDVEVGENVVVEPYFVCNECAPCKAGNYHLCTKMGFIGLAGGGGGLSEKVVVDRRWIHKIGNIPLDEAALIEPLSVAHHAVVRSGAESGNVAIVGGAGPIGLLVAAVLKGLGVTTIVTELSEARKAKALSSGVADYVIDPTTEDVKARVLELSGGIGADIGFECAGVNAVLDTMLDTVRPAGVVVNVSIWGKPATIDMQKLVLKEIDLRGTIAYVRDHEAVIKMVQDGVVDLAPFITGRIQLEELISEGFTTLIEHNDTAVKILVRS comes from the coding sequence ATGAAGGCAGCACGGTTCCACGGGCAGAAAGACATCCGGATCGAAGAGATTCCTGAGCCCGAATTGCGGCCAGGAACAGTCAAGCTGAAGGTCGCATGGTGCGGAATCTGCGGCACCGATCTCCACGAGTACCTCGAGGGACCGATCTTCATCTCCGCACCCGGACACCCGCATCCACTCTCACACGAGAATGCGCCGGTCACGATGGGCCACGAGTTCTCCGGCACCGTCGAAGAGGTCGGCGAAGGTGTCACGGACGTCGAGGTCGGCGAAAATGTTGTCGTCGAGCCGTACTTCGTCTGCAACGAGTGCGCCCCGTGCAAGGCGGGCAACTACCACCTGTGTACGAAGATGGGGTTCATCGGCTTGGCCGGCGGTGGTGGCGGGCTCAGTGAGAAGGTCGTCGTCGACCGTCGCTGGATCCACAAGATCGGCAACATCCCGCTCGATGAGGCAGCGCTCATCGAACCGTTGAGCGTCGCCCATCACGCAGTCGTACGCAGTGGTGCCGAAAGCGGCAACGTCGCCATCGTGGGCGGAGCCGGACCAATCGGACTCCTCGTTGCGGCAGTCCTCAAGGGTCTGGGTGTCACGACGATCGTCACTGAACTCAGCGAGGCCCGCAAGGCCAAGGCCCTCTCCAGTGGCGTAGCCGACTACGTCATCGATCCCACCACCGAAGACGTCAAAGCGCGCGTCCTCGAACTCAGCGGAGGCATCGGCGCAGACATCGGCTTCGAATGCGCAGGCGTCAACGCGGTCCTCGACACCATGCTCGACACGGTCAGGCCTGCTGGAGTTGTTGTCAACGTGTCGATTTGGGGCAAACCCGCGACCATCGACATGCAGAAGCTGGTCCTCAAGGAGATCGACCTACGCGGAACCATCGCGTACGTACGCGACCATGAAGCGGTCATCAAGATGGTCCAGGACGGTGTCGTCGATCTGGCGCCATTCATCACCGGTCGTATTCAGCTCGAAGAATTGATCTCCGAAGGATTCACCACTCTGATCGAGCACAACGACACTGCAGTCAAGATTCTCGTCAGGTCGTGA
- a CDS encoding 4Fe-4S dicluster domain-containing protein: MIELVSAPDCIGCDKCVDVCPTDVFDRTPSGVPVIARQSDCQTCFMCEAYCPTDALYVHPQSTPLETADVIEDDHIGRYREKIGWGKGRAPGSLTAVGPEVPRPVTT; encoded by the coding sequence ATGATCGAGCTGGTGTCCGCGCCTGACTGCATCGGCTGCGACAAGTGCGTAGACGTTTGTCCTACAGATGTTTTCGATCGGACGCCGTCGGGCGTCCCGGTGATTGCGCGCCAATCGGATTGCCAGACCTGCTTCATGTGTGAGGCATATTGCCCGACGGATGCGCTGTATGTGCATCCGCAATCCACGCCGTTGGAAACGGCCGATGTGATCGAGGACGATCACATCGGCCGCTACCGAGAGAAGATCGGATGGGGCAAAGGGCGGGCACCTGGGTCCCTGACTGCGGTGGGCCCGGAGGTGCCCCGTCCGGTCACGACCTGA
- a CDS encoding FAD-dependent oxidoreductase translates to MTDVLELSTDVLVIGGGPAGAWAALRAAKAGADVVLVDKGYCGTSGATAPSGTGVWYVEPDTTARERAKAGREALGGYLADHHWMDRVLEQTYSNMDLLAVEGRYPFPIDPSTGKQIRTGLQGPEYMRRMRTWIRRAGVRILDHSPALELLVDCEGRVRGVAGYQRHEHQDYRVSAGAVVVASGGCAFLSGALGTNVDTGDGALMAAEVGAEFSGMEFSNAYGIAAAGSTITKTAYYAYATFFHADGRVLEGAGSAKGRSVIASTLRNEPVFAQIDRADAEVQRRMRLGQPNFFLQFDRRGIDPFTDKFEVGMLAEGTVRGTGGINVVDDDCASSVPGLFAAGDAATRERICGGFTGGGSHNAAWAMSSGSWAGIGAARYALSVGRGATSGLRGAGTVGLRNPVRTGFAADDVVKAAQAQLIPFDKNYLRSGDRVSAALGELESLWGAVRSDLGADPAGRMAARQAAAITAVGRWMYHSTLARTETRGMSKRDDYPELDVTQHHHVLTGGLDSVWTRTSESVGSALVAS, encoded by the coding sequence GTGACGGACGTCCTCGAACTCTCCACCGATGTATTGGTGATCGGTGGTGGCCCCGCCGGCGCATGGGCAGCGTTGCGCGCGGCCAAGGCCGGTGCAGACGTCGTCCTGGTCGACAAGGGCTACTGCGGAACGAGCGGCGCAACGGCCCCCTCCGGAACAGGTGTTTGGTACGTCGAACCGGATACGACTGCCCGTGAGCGGGCGAAGGCCGGTCGTGAGGCGCTCGGCGGATATCTTGCAGACCACCATTGGATGGACCGCGTTCTCGAGCAGACCTACTCCAACATGGATCTCCTCGCGGTGGAGGGCAGATATCCGTTCCCCATCGACCCCAGCACGGGCAAGCAGATCCGTACCGGCTTGCAGGGACCTGAGTACATGCGACGGATGCGCACCTGGATTCGTCGAGCCGGGGTGCGGATCCTCGACCATTCGCCGGCACTGGAGTTGTTGGTGGACTGTGAGGGCCGAGTTCGCGGAGTCGCCGGATACCAGCGTCACGAACATCAGGACTACCGAGTCTCGGCAGGCGCGGTAGTGGTCGCCAGCGGAGGTTGTGCGTTTCTGTCCGGTGCGCTGGGTACCAACGTCGATACCGGTGACGGTGCATTGATGGCAGCGGAAGTCGGAGCAGAGTTCTCTGGGATGGAGTTCTCGAACGCGTACGGAATCGCAGCGGCCGGATCGACGATCACCAAGACGGCTTACTACGCGTACGCGACGTTCTTCCACGCAGACGGAAGAGTGCTCGAAGGGGCCGGTTCGGCGAAGGGGAGGTCCGTCATCGCCAGCACGTTGCGGAACGAGCCCGTGTTCGCGCAGATCGATCGGGCCGACGCCGAGGTGCAGCGTCGAATGAGGCTGGGGCAACCCAACTTCTTCCTTCAATTCGATCGCCGCGGAATCGATCCCTTCACCGACAAATTCGAGGTCGGCATGCTCGCTGAAGGCACGGTGCGCGGCACTGGGGGAATCAACGTCGTCGACGACGATTGCGCGTCATCCGTTCCAGGTCTGTTTGCCGCCGGGGACGCAGCGACCCGAGAGCGAATCTGCGGAGGGTTTACCGGCGGGGGAAGTCACAACGCCGCGTGGGCGATGTCCTCTGGTTCATGGGCGGGAATCGGTGCTGCGCGCTATGCGCTGTCGGTCGGACGCGGGGCTACCAGTGGTCTACGCGGAGCCGGAACCGTCGGATTGCGTAATCCGGTACGAACCGGGTTTGCTGCCGACGATGTGGTGAAAGCTGCTCAGGCGCAGCTGATTCCCTTCGACAAGAACTACCTCCGCAGCGGTGATCGAGTATCCGCAGCGCTCGGTGAGCTCGAATCGCTGTGGGGTGCAGTGAGGTCGGATCTGGGCGCGGATCCAGCAGGTCGGATGGCGGCGCGGCAGGCTGCCGCGATCACGGCCGTCGGTCGCTGGATGTACCACTCGACGTTGGCGCGGACCGAGACTCGGGGAATGAGCAAGCGAGACGATTATCCCGAACTCGATGTGACGCAGCACCATCACGTCCTCACCGGCGGTTTGGATTCGGTGTGGACCCGGACTTCTGAATCTGTCGGGTCTGCACTGGTGGCGTCATGA